A region of Micromonospora sp. WMMD882 DNA encodes the following proteins:
- a CDS encoding peptidoglycan DD-metalloendopeptidase family protein → MPVRKKRLSGMAVAAALLAAAALLPAAPALAAPTFKVPFPCGQSWSGQTRTNHSPPYSIDFNRADDQGDPVVASAPGTVDRVTDLGGTSYGKYVRVAHSGGYHTYYAHLNGFAGGITVGKSVGYGTVLGYVGTTGGSTGPHLHYEQRLDGSDIQIRFNGALALYWGTRTYTSDNGCSGSTASGTVNTSGTPLTVRSGPGTGYAAVGSLADGTKVTIGCQTTGTTVTGTYGTSNIWDRIGSGRFIADAYVYTGHDGFIPNVPRC, encoded by the coding sequence ATGCCCGTGCGTAAGAAGCGGTTGTCAGGGATGGCGGTGGCGGCGGCGCTACTGGCCGCGGCGGCGCTGCTGCCGGCGGCCCCGGCGCTCGCCGCGCCGACGTTCAAGGTGCCGTTCCCCTGTGGACAGTCCTGGTCCGGTCAGACCCGGACCAACCACAGCCCGCCGTACTCGATCGACTTCAACCGCGCCGACGACCAGGGCGACCCGGTGGTGGCCAGCGCCCCCGGCACCGTGGACCGGGTCACCGACCTGGGCGGCACCAGCTACGGCAAGTACGTCCGGGTCGCGCACAGCGGCGGCTACCACACCTACTACGCCCACCTCAACGGCTTCGCCGGCGGTATCACCGTCGGCAAGAGCGTCGGGTACGGCACGGTGCTCGGGTACGTCGGCACCACCGGCGGCTCGACCGGCCCACACCTGCACTACGAGCAGCGGCTCGACGGCAGCGACATCCAGATCCGGTTCAACGGCGCGCTGGCCCTCTACTGGGGCACCAGGACCTACACCAGCGACAACGGCTGCTCCGGCTCGACGGCCAGCGGGACGGTGAACACCAGCGGCACCCCGCTGACCGTCCGCTCCGGGCCGGGCACCGGCTACGCCGCGGTGGGCAGCCTCGCCGACGGCACGAAGGTCACCATCGGCTGCCAGACCACCGGCACCACCGTCACCGGCACCTACGGCACCAGCAACATCTGGGACCGGATCGGCTCCGGCCGGTTCATCGCCGACGCCTACGTCTACACCGGTCACGACGGTTTCATCCCGAACGTCCCGCGCTGCTGA
- a CDS encoding TspO/MBR family protein, with protein MTTTRSARRTRGARTWWALLGFGSAVVVAAGIGVLGVPQTADEYANLRQPSWAPPSEVFGPVWSLLYALIAVAGWLAWRRGGFGPALWAWTAQLVLNAIWTPVFFGAGRYGLAFLVVVALWLLIGVTVALFWRLSRPAAALMLPYWAWVSFAAALNLAIWRMN; from the coding sequence ATGACGACGACACGGAGCGCGCGCCGGACGCGCGGCGCGCGGACCTGGTGGGCGCTGCTCGGGTTCGGGTCGGCGGTGGTCGTCGCGGCCGGCATCGGCGTGCTCGGCGTGCCGCAGACCGCCGACGAGTACGCCAACCTGCGCCAGCCCTCCTGGGCGCCGCCGTCTGAGGTGTTCGGCCCGGTCTGGTCGTTGCTGTACGCGTTGATCGCGGTGGCCGGCTGGCTGGCCTGGCGGCGGGGCGGATTCGGGCCGGCGCTGTGGGCGTGGACCGCGCAGCTCGTCCTCAACGCGATCTGGACGCCGGTCTTCTTCGGCGCCGGCCGGTACGGGTTGGCCTTCCTCGTCGTGGTCGCGCTGTGGCTGCTGATCGGGGTGACCGTGGCGCTGTTCTGGCGGCTGAGCCGGCCGGCGGCGGCGTTGATGCTGCCGTACTGGGCCTGGGTGAGCTTCGCCGCCGCGCTCAACCTGGCCATCTGGAGGATGAACTGA
- a CDS encoding GPGG-motif small membrane protein produces MELILWILAVVLVVAGILALFRRQILWGVVLIVVGLLVGPGGVSIFS; encoded by the coding sequence ATGGAGCTGATTCTCTGGATTCTCGCAGTAGTCCTCGTGGTCGCCGGCATTCTGGCGCTGTTCCGCCGGCAGATCCTCTGGGGCGTCGTGCTCATCGTGGTGGGCCTGCTCGTCGGCCCCGGTGGGGTGAGCATCTTCAGTTGA
- a CDS encoding metallophosphoesterase codes for MIRIAAVGDVHVDQDVVGRFRPALEELPDCADVLLLAGDLTRHGTESEARCVAKEFGGLGVPVITVLGNHDHQCDQVPQVVKVLQEAGITVLEGDGTVLEIDGQRLGVAGVKGFGGGFAGRCASDFGEPEMKAFVRTTTDSADRLGAALRGLECDVLVALTHYAPVPDTLAGEPLEIYPFLGAYQLGQAIDSAPTALALHGHAHAGSERGTTPGGVRVRNVAHPVIKQAYSVFHLGNHSD; via the coding sequence ATGATCCGGATCGCCGCCGTCGGCGACGTGCACGTCGACCAGGACGTGGTGGGCCGGTTCCGGCCGGCGCTGGAGGAGCTGCCGGACTGTGCCGACGTGCTGCTGCTCGCCGGTGACCTGACCCGGCACGGCACGGAGAGCGAGGCGCGCTGTGTCGCCAAGGAGTTCGGCGGGCTCGGCGTCCCGGTGATCACCGTGCTCGGCAACCACGACCACCAGTGCGACCAGGTGCCGCAGGTGGTCAAGGTGCTCCAGGAGGCGGGCATCACGGTGCTGGAGGGCGACGGCACGGTGCTGGAGATCGACGGCCAACGGCTCGGCGTGGCCGGGGTGAAGGGTTTCGGCGGCGGTTTCGCCGGCCGGTGCGCCAGCGACTTCGGCGAGCCGGAGATGAAGGCGTTCGTCCGGACCACCACCGACAGCGCCGACCGGCTGGGCGCGGCGCTGCGCGGCCTGGAGTGCGACGTGCTGGTGGCGCTCACCCACTACGCCCCGGTGCCGGACACCCTGGCCGGGGAGCCACTGGAGATCTACCCGTTCCTCGGCGCGTACCAGTTGGGTCAGGCGATCGACTCGGCGCCCACCGCGCTGGCCCTGCACGGGCACGCGCACGCCGGCAGCGAACGGGGCACCACCCCCGGCGGGGTACGCGTCCGCAACGTCGCGCACCCCGTGATCAAACAGGCCTACAGCGTCTTCCACCTGGGCAACCACTCCGACTGA
- a CDS encoding nucleotidyltransferase: MAQNGDASLLHTLKRVAAVLKQSDIPFALGGSFAVYAHGGHSSEHDVDFLIRHQDVDAALEALVAEGFTAERPPEDWLVKVYDDGRMVDLIHRPIETPVTQETFADTVVRPVDAIHMPVLSATQLMVHKLLSFSQHYCDFARGLPLARSLREQIDWERVRKETQHSPYAEAFLVLLDRLDVVPYAGAPEGREQP; this comes from the coding sequence ATGGCCCAAAACGGGGACGCCAGTCTGTTGCACACGTTGAAGCGGGTCGCCGCCGTGCTCAAACAGTCCGACATCCCCTTCGCCCTGGGCGGCAGCTTCGCCGTCTACGCGCACGGCGGGCACTCCAGCGAGCACGACGTCGACTTCCTGATCCGGCACCAGGACGTCGACGCCGCCCTGGAGGCCCTGGTGGCGGAGGGCTTCACCGCCGAGCGCCCCCCGGAGGACTGGCTGGTCAAGGTCTACGACGACGGCCGGATGGTGGATCTCATCCACCGCCCCATCGAGACCCCGGTGACCCAGGAGACCTTCGCCGACACCGTGGTCCGTCCGGTCGACGCGATCCACATGCCGGTGCTCTCCGCCACCCAGCTCATGGTGCACAAGCTGCTCAGCTTCTCCCAGCACTACTGCGACTTCGCCCGGGGCCTGCCCCTGGCCCGCTCGCTGCGGGAGCAAATCGACTGGGAACGGGTACGGAAGGAGACCCAGCACTCGCCGTACGCCGAGGCGTTCCTGGTGCTGCTGGACCGGCTCGACGTGGTGCCGTACGCCGGCGCCCCGGAAGGAAGGGAGCAACCGTGA